Part of the Candidatus Palauibacter australiensis genome is shown below.
CAGGAAGGGGAGATCGAATACCTGCGTCTCGGGCACCCAGCCCGATAGCACCGGTGTGCCCGTGATCGCCATGTGCACCGCGCCGACCTGGATCTGCTCAAAGGCGACGCGCTCGCCCCCGAGCTGTCCGGACGGATAGATGACGACCCGGAACCGCCCGTCCGTGCGCTCGAGCATGAGATCCCGGAAGCGCTCCGCCATGAGGTGGAACTCCGACGTGCTCGACAGCACATGGGAAAAGCGGACGTCCCCTGTGCGCGCGTCCGGCGGCGGATTGGATTCCCCGAAGTCGGGAGTAGCGCACGCCCCCGCCAGGAGCGCCGCCGCTGCGGCCACCCCCGGGCCGGGCGGGACCCGCGCTACTCGCTCGCGCTTGTCCCGCCCGCGACGTGGCGCGATGCCGCCTCCACGTTCAGTCGTGATTGAGTGGGACACCTTCCACGACGTGTCGCTGGATCGCCTCGGCCCAATGCGCCATGTAGTCCTCGAAGTCCTCGCCGAACGTTCGTACGAAACCGTCCGCGTCGGCTGACAGCGAAGTTATGCGGTACTTCACGGACGCCTGGCTTCGGCTCTCGCCGTCGCGGGTCACATGAACGTCCACCATAGCGGTGTGGTGGTCCGGAATCACATACACGTACGATGCGACGCCGGCCGCAGGCTCGTGTCGCGTCTGGACCCATGTGGCAGTCCCCGCGTCTTCCTTGGTGGTCTGGAATACCAGACCCTCGCCGGCATGGGGTTCACCGGGATGCACGTAGCGAGGATCCCACCCTGCCACCCACCGTCGCTCGCCCTCGGCGCTGAACAGCGTGAACGCCTCCGCAAACGGGAGCGCCATCGCGACGACGCCAGTCCTCTCCACATGGACGCGCTCGTTTGTATCCGTCACCATCGCCGCTCCCTACGCGCCCCAGATCGTCTGGCCGCCGTCGATGAACAGCGAGGCGCCCGTCACGAGGCTCGCCTCGTCGTTCGACGCGAGGTACACGACAGCCCCCACCACGTCGTCCGGCACGCCGATCTTGCCGAGCGGGATGCGGGCGAGACGCCGCTCGCGGAAAGCGTCCCGCGCGATGTCGGCGCGGTTCAGGTCGGTCTCGATCAGCCCCGGCGCGACGGCGTTCACCCGGATCCCGTGGGGCGCGAGTTCGAGCGCCATCTGCTTCGTGAGCATCTCGACCCCCGCCTTCGACACGCAGTAGTGCGTGAGGTTCGGCGCGGCCACCGCCTGCCCGGCGGACGACACGTTGACGATCGCCCCCGCCGTCCCGTCCTCGACCATGCGGCGTCCGACGGCCTTACCGACCAGGAAGTATCCCTTCAGATTGACCCCCTGGATGGCGTCCCACTCCTCCTCGCCGATCTCGAGGAACGGGGTGCGCCTCAGGATCCCCGCGTTGTTCACGAGGATATCGAGACCACCCAGGAAGTCGTGGGCCTCCGCGACGAAACGCTCGACGTCGGAACGGGAATCGGTCGATCCCTGTACCGCGACCGCGTGACGCCCCATCGCCTCGATCTCACGGACGGCGCTCTCGGCCTCCTCACGGCTCCGCCGGTAGTTGACCGCCACGTCCGCCCCCTCGCCCACCAGTCCGAGGGCGATCGCTCGCCCGATGCTCCGCGAGCCGCCGGTAACCAGAGCACGCTTGCCGTCAAGACGCATGGAGAGATCGGGGTTCGAGGCCAGTGAGTGCCGAACCCACATAGTCCCGGCGCGGACGGGGATTCGCAACGCACGTGGGCATCCCTACCTTCGAGCAGGTTCCATCATCTCGCG
Proteins encoded:
- a CDS encoding 3-oxoacyl-ACP reductase FabG; protein product: MRLDGKRALVTGGSRSIGRAIALGLVGEGADVAVNYRRSREEAESAVREIEAMGRHAVAVQGSTDSRSDVERFVAEAHDFLGGLDILVNNAGILRRTPFLEIGEEEWDAIQGVNLKGYFLVGKAVGRRMVEDGTAGAIVNVSSAGQAVAAPNLTHYCVSKAGVEMLTKQMALELAPHGIRVNAVAPGLIETDLNRADIARDAFRERRLARIPLGKIGVPDDVVGAVVYLASNDEASLVTGASLFIDGGQTIWGA